Sequence from the Candidatus Aenigmatarchaeota archaeon genome:
CAAGGAGTTCCACTGCATCGCGCCCTGCGCTTTCGGCCAGGGTTCTTGGGATTATCTCGAGTGCATCGGCAAAGGAGTTTATCGAGACCTGCTCTTTTCCGCCTATGCCTTCTGCGTAGTCGCGAAGCTTTCTTGCAAGCTCTATTTCTATGGCCCCGCCTCCGTAGACGTATGAGCCAACTTCAAGCGTTGATGCGATTCCAAGAACCGCGTCGTCCATAGCCCGCTTTACTTCGTCAACCACGTGCTCGCTTCCGCCTCTTACGAGGATTGAAACGGCCCGAGGGTCCTTGCATTTTCTGACAAACACCATCTTGTCTTCTCCGATTTTCTTCTCTTCCACAAGCCCTGCAAAACCAAGGTCATCTGCGGACACTTCTTCGAGCGTCGAAAGGATTTTGGCGCCTGTCGCCTTTGACAGTTTGTCCATATCGCTTTCCTTTACTCTTCTGACGGCAATTATTCCGCTTTTGGCAAGGTAGTACTGGACAAGGTCATCGACTCCCTTCTGAAGGAAGACAACCTTTGCCCCGCTTTCCTTTATCTGCTCTGCCATTCCCTTGAGGATTTTATGTTCCTGGTCTGCGAATGCCCGAAGCTTCTCTGGGTCTGTCACTGAGATTTTAAGCTCGTTTTCGGTTGACTTTACTTCCAGGGCGATGTTTAGGAGCAGTATCTTTGCCTGCTCGATTTTCTTTGGCATCGATGGGTGTACGATTTCCTTGTCGATTACAAGCCCCTTTACAAGCTCCGTGTCTGCAGCTGAGCCGCCCTGCTTTTTCTCAATCTGTATGTCTTCAGGCCTGATGACAAGCTTGTCACCTTCCTGCCTCGAAACATACCCGATTGCGTCTATTGCAATTTTGGCGAGTTCGTCTTTTGACCCTTCGCTTCCCTTCCCTGTCATCGCTGTGAGGGCGACTTTTATGAGCTTTTCCTTGTCTTTGGCTTCCACCCTTTCGCCAAGCTCCTTTAGAAGCTCAAGTGCCCTCTTTTTGGAGAGCCGGTATCCGTTGATGATTGTGACCGGGTGGATTCCCTGGTCCATGAGCCCTTCCGCTTTCTTCAGAAGCTGGCCGGCAAGCACTACGGCTGTAGTGGTTCCGTCGCCTACCTCCTGTTCCTGTGTCTTTGCGACCTCTATCATCATCTTTGCTGCTGGATGCTGGACTTCCATTTCCTTGAGTATTGTCACTCCGTCGTTTGTTATCGTGATGTCTCCAACCGAGTCAACAAGCATCTTGTCCATTCCCCTTGGGCCAAGCGTGGTCCTGACTATCTCTGACACTGCGACTGCCGCTGTTATGTTGTTTCTCTGTGCATCTTTTCCTGTCTGCCTTAACGCGTCTTCTGACAATATAAATATTGGCTGAGTCATTCCTGTCATATACTAAGTCCGTACAAAAAAATAAAAGGTTTTACTTTTTTAGGAGTAGGAAATAGTTTAGGTAATATGTTTTGGAGTACAATCTTTTTTAAGGAAATAGCTTACCTGAAATAAGCGTTCAGCACGTACTGCTGCGCCATCCGGTGTGTATTGAAAAAGGAGGCGTTTATGGCGATTGTGTGCCGCATGATGTTTATCCACTGCTCCAGCCCGTTGTAGTACATGGGCAGTATGATATACTCAAGCTTTACGTACAGGTCTTCCAGGTCGCAGGTGGAATTTGTCTCCTGGCCTTGGTTTGGGTGCGGCCCTATGCTCCAGCCGGTGACGTTTTCGATGTGACCCTCAATCCACCATCCGTCAAGGACAGAGAACTGGGGCACGCCGTTATGCGCCGCTTTCATGCCGGATGTTCCGCTTGCTTCCCTTGGCTTTTGGGGGGTGTTAAGCCACACGTCGACCCCTGCAACGAGCATTTTTGCGATTTCGATGTCGTAGTCCTCGAGATACACGCACTTTATTGCGCCATGGACTTCTTTCATCTGGTCGGTAATTCTCTTGATTATGCATTTTCCTTCAGTGTCCCGGGGATGCGCTTTTCCTCCATAGACAATCTGGATTTCCTGGCGGCTTGCAATATCCTTTAGCCGATTTATGTCCGAAAACAGCAGGTCTCCTCTCTTGTAGGCGGTAGCCCTTCTGGCAAAGCCGAGGGTGAAAACGCTGGGGTCGAAGTCAAGGCCGTACTTGCTGTTGATGTAATTGATAAGCGTCTTTTTGGCCTCCTTGTGGGCTTTCCAGAACTCCTCCCTTGGGATGCTGAGAGCGTACCTCAAGAGGAAGGGGTCTCTCTGCCAGCCCGGAATGTACTTGTTGTAGAGCCGCCTGAATGGCTCACTTGCCCAAAATCCGGGGTGGACACCATTTGTAATGGAGTCGATTGAGTAGCCCGGGAACATGTGGCGGCTTACCTCGCCGTGCTTTTTTGCAACGCCGTTTACGTACTTGCTGAACTTGAGCCCAAGGTAAGTCATATTGAGCTTGCCTTCGTAAAAAACCTCTTCCCGGAACTTGTCAGAAATCATTTCGCCAAGAGCTTTTTCTGCCACGTCTCTCGGGAACTGGTCGTGGCCTGCCGGGACCGGGGTGTGGGTCGTAAACACGCACCTTTTCCGGACATCTTTCATTACGTCCCTGGCAGTGCTTTTCCGGCACAATTCCAGCGTTAGAAGAGAAGAGTGGCCCTCGTTCATGTGGTACTTTCCTGGAGTCAGGCCAAGAGCTGCAATCATCCTTGCCCCGCCGATGCCAAGCACGATTTCCTGGCATAGCCGATAGTAATCATCATTAGCGTAAAGCTTGTCTGTTATTGCCCTGTCGTATTCCGAGTTTTCGGGAAGGTCTGTGCTAAGAAATATTATGGGCACTTCCCCGATTTCACCCTCTATCTTGTAAAACCACGCTTCAACTGCAACCTCCCGCCCGTCTATCTTAATCTTTATCCTCACAGGAAGCTGCTCCATGAACTCGGCAGGGTTCCAGTGGAACTCCTCCTCAACCTGGCTGCCGTCGATAATTTTCTGCTTAAAGTACCCTTTTTTGTAAAGGAGAGTGATGCCCATCACGGGTACATTAAGGTCAGCGCAGCTTCTGAGCATGTCGCCTGCCAGAACCCCAAGCCCGCCGGAGTAGGTAGGGATTTTGGGGTCGATTCCAATCTCCATACTGAAGTAAGCGACATAGGGCTTTCCAAACATTTCGGCAAAGTTCTGTTCCATCAGATATCTGCCCGCAGTGTTGCAGGCATAATACACGTAGATTCTAAATATAGTTTAAGGAGGTTACCGGGGTGCTCCCATTTCATGCATCTTGCCTCTTATAGCTCCGATCATCTCCGTCCAGTAATCGCCTCTAGGAAGGTATTTTTCGGGGTGTTCTTTGAGGTTTTTTTCCAGATCTTCGAGTGTTATGAACTGTATCTTCTGGATCTCCTCTTCCTGGAACTTCAGGTTTTCAAAGAGTCCGTCGTACTTCAGGAGGTAGACGTAGTGGTACTCGCTATCAATGTTTCCGTCTGGCGTTTTCTCGCTTTTCTTTTTTCCGTAAAATTCGAGGTCGCTTTCTTTTAGATTCAAACCCACTTCCTCAAAAACTTCCCTTTTTGCAGCATCAATTATTGAGCTTCCTGCCGTAACATGCCCGCCTACAGACAGGTCCCAGACATTAGGGTACGTGTCCTTGTCTTTTTGGCGAAGCTGCAAAAGAACCTCTCCTCTGGAATTATATATCCAGACGTGGATTACTCTATGCCAAAGCCCGTCCCGGTGGGCAACGCTTCTTGGCTTTTGGATGCCTGTGGGAAGGTCATTTTCGTCAACTATGTCAAAAAATTCATTGGCCATAACTAAGGTTGGATTAAAGGATGAAGCCCCAGCCGGGGTTTGAACCCGGGACCTCGTGATTACCAATCACGCACTCTTTGTCCGACCGTTCGTGCGGAAGCGTACTTTCCGTAGAGGCTTTTGTGCGTTTACAGCACAAAAGGGTCTACCAGACTGAGCTACTGAGGCATTATTAACTTTGGAAAATAAGTTTTAAACCGATTCGAATGCAGATTTTAACCTTCAAAAAGACCGATTTGCGAAAATATATAATATATACTAAAGCATATTTTATGGGGCGTTATAAATTCAGCTCTTTTGAAACGGGGATTTTTGCTGTTCTGGCACTATTTGCCTTCATGGCTTTTTCAAGCCCTGCGATGGCTGAGACCTGCCAGGAGGTATGCAAAGACTACCAGCACTGGTACTGCGGGGACTACTGCGCGCCATTCAATATCCATATGGGCGGCTATTTGGGCCAGGCGGACGGATGGTGCCTTGAGAGCCGAGGGTTAGATACCTGCTGCTGCTGGAATGACGACAATTCCTATATGATTCCAATGGCTCCTCCACCAATGGATGGCTTCTGCTCGGAGGATGCCTATTGTGGCATACTGAATGGAGAGCGTGGCTTGTTTTACGGGGACGCTTTTAAGTGGAACGGAAACTGCTACCTTTCAAAATTCAGGTACTGTGACTGCAAGGATTCTAAGTGTGTAAACCCCTTTGGTGAAACCTTCCAGGAGCTTACATTCAGCTTTTACTGGATACTGTCCGGCTATATTTTGTAAGTTGAAAGAAGGGTTTGCTTAAGGTGCTTTTTTTTGCTTGACCTCATTGTGCCCGATACTCCAACAGACACAATGCTGGCCGGCTTTTCGTTAATCTCGGTAATAAGGGCCATGCTCAGTCGCACGGCTTCGACGTCTTTAGGCATACACCTGACAACGAACTTCTTCTCGCTTTGCTCGTAGAGGTCCCTGAAGAAATGAAAGTTTGTCTTTGCAAGCCCGAACACGCCCATATTTCCTGCGACCGCCCTCCAAAGCGCTTTGGCAAGGTCCTCGGGCCTTATTTCCTCATCACTTATGATTTTGAACGTGAGGTATCTCCTCTTTTCCCGGTATGACGACGGAAGCGTCTTAGGCCTGTCCTTCATAATCAACATAAACGCCGCTAAGGGGCTGTACGGTCTTTTCCCGGTTCATCTTCACAAGCTGCTCCGGGAGGTCTGAGTTTGAAACAATTGAGGGGTAAATCTGGGCGCCAAGGACGCATGAGAGCGCGGAAAGCTCCCTTCCGCCCCGCATTCCCTGCACGGTTTTTGCGCCGGAGTTCACGACAAAAGGGCACTTTGACTTCAGGCAAAGCCGGACAATTTCCTTGAGCAGGTATATTTCCCTCACTCTCTTACCTCCGGATGAATTCAGAATCTGCCCAAAGTTGACTTCGATAACCGTATTGTGGTCGTGCGCTTCCCGGCAGCAGACATGGTCAAGCCCGCAGTCCCGCCTCCCCCGCTCCGGGTGGCACAAGAGATCAATATAATCCGATGAGCAGGCAAGCCGGTTTATGTGATAGTTCCCCCCATATGCAAGTATGAGGTCGACTTTCCTTCTTAGCTTCTTTGCGATCGCTTCCATTCCTTCTCCGTTAAGCATGACGCCGGAGATTATCTCTAGTTTGGCATTGCTTCTCAGCTCCTCGATTTTTTTCAGGTACTCCTCAAGCTCGCTTTCGCCCTTGTAGCAGTGGGTAAGGCAAATCCCACCAAGCTCAAGCTCTTCCGCCCTTTTTATTGCCTGGACTCTATCTATTCCTGAAGCTATATTTAGGTCATAGAACTTTCTTTCTGCCATATAATATATTTATGCTAAACTTTAGATATTATTACCCTTTAGTTAGATTGGTGAGAGCTTTGAAACGGTCATTTCAACCTGCTTTTTAACCCGGTAGGTGTAGTCGGCGGTTGCAAACAGGCGAACAATCTCAAACTCCTTGTCTTCAAGGTCCAGGTCTGTCGGCTCAAAATAGAAATAATACCTCTGAGGGTTCTGGCTTAGGACCCTTATTGGCTGCTTGTTTAATGCCCATGAGCCCCAGTCCTTAATATCTCCGTCCCGGAATGTTTCCGAGCAGTCCACAATTTTGCCTTTATTGTCCTCAAATCCCACTCTTAAGTTGTCAGGAGCTATTTCGCTTATTTCTCCGCTTCCCTTGTTTATTACGGACAGCCACACAGCCCTCGAGCTTTTGCTGTCTTCTTCGCCGCTTCCGCCTTCCTCATAAATCAGCGGCTGGTCGCTTATATAGGTCATATCAAAATTAAGCTCGACAGGCCCCTGGGAAGCAAGGTCCGATATCGTAACTGTGAGCTTTTTTCCGGAGTTAAGGTAGTCCAGGTAAGTCTCCTTCTTGACATAAGTAAGGGTGACGAGCCGAGTTGACCGGTAATCATACTTTACCGCTATTTCAGGCGTGACTGTTGCGGCCATGGCGTCTATTTCTGGGGTTTTAAGCTTGAATATGTATGCCCTTTCCTGCCCCGGA
This genomic interval carries:
- a CDS encoding TCP-1/cpn60 chaperonin family protein encodes the protein MTGMTQPIFILSEDALRQTGKDAQRNNITAAVAVSEIVRTTLGPRGMDKMLVDSVGDITITNDGVTILKEMEVQHPAAKMMIEVAKTQEQEVGDGTTTAVVLAGQLLKKAEGLMDQGIHPVTIINGYRLSKKRALELLKELGERVEAKDKEKLIKVALTAMTGKGSEGSKDELAKIAIDAIGYVSRQEGDKLVIRPEDIQIEKKQGGSAADTELVKGLVIDKEIVHPSMPKKIEQAKILLLNIALEVKSTENELKISVTDPEKLRAFADQEHKILKGMAEQIKESGAKVVFLQKGVDDLVQYYLAKSGIIAVRRVKESDMDKLSKATGAKILSTLEEVSADDLGFAGLVEEKKIGEDKMVFVRKCKDPRAVSILVRGGSEHVVDEVKRAMDDAVLGIASTLEVGSYVYGGGAIEIELARKLRDYAEGIGGKEQVSINSFADALEIIPRTLAESAGRDAVELLVNAKSKHEAGGSKYGINVQDGKVDDMEKLGVVEPTKIKLQAISSATDVAEMILRVDDIITAGKSRAPPMPPGGMGGMGGM
- the glgP gene encoding alpha-glucan family phosphorylase: MEQNFAEMFGKPYVAYFSMEIGIDPKIPTYSGGLGVLAGDMLRSCADLNVPVMGITLLYKKGYFKQKIIDGSQVEEEFHWNPAEFMEQLPVRIKIKIDGREVAVEAWFYKIEGEIGEVPIIFLSTDLPENSEYDRAITDKLYANDDYYRLCQEIVLGIGGARMIAALGLTPGKYHMNEGHSSLLTLELCRKSTARDVMKDVRKRCVFTTHTPVPAGHDQFPRDVAEKALGEMISDKFREEVFYEGKLNMTYLGLKFSKYVNGVAKKHGEVSRHMFPGYSIDSITNGVHPGFWASEPFRRLYNKYIPGWQRDPFLLRYALSIPREEFWKAHKEAKKTLINYINSKYGLDFDPSVFTLGFARRATAYKRGDLLFSDINRLKDIASRQEIQIVYGGKAHPRDTEGKCIIKRITDQMKEVHGAIKCVYLEDYDIEIAKMLVAGVDVWLNTPQKPREASGTSGMKAAHNGVPQFSVLDGWWIEGHIENVTGWSIGPHPNQGQETNSTCDLEDLYVKLEYIILPMYYNGLEQWINIMRHTIAINASFFNTHRMAQQYVLNAYFR
- a CDS encoding NUDIX domain-containing protein; amino-acid sequence: MANEFFDIVDENDLPTGIQKPRSVAHRDGLWHRVIHVWIYNSRGEVLLQLRQKDKDTYPNVWDLSVGGHVTAGSSIIDAAKREVFEEVGLNLKESDLEFYGKKKSEKTPDGNIDSEYHYVYLLKYDGLFENLKFQEEEIQKIQFITLEDLEKNLKEHPEKYLPRGDYWTEMIGAIRGKMHEMGAPR
- a CDS encoding ribonuclease P, whose product is MKDRPKTLPSSYREKRRYLTFKIISDEEIRPEDLAKALWRAVAGNMGVFGLAKTNFHFFRDLYEQSEKKFVVRCMPKDVEAVRLSMALITEINEKPASIVSVGVSGTMRSSKKKHLKQTLLSTYKI